The Microbacterium horticulturae genome has a window encoding:
- a CDS encoding lipase maturation factor family protein produces MDAFAAVDFGFAREVLQRGIAALFVIAFLSSFHQFPALLGEHGLLPAPRLLAWARGSKRAAGMLRPTLFRRLRYTDRRLRALCVAGISVAAALVCGIPQLGPPWVPALCFLALWLGYMSIVSLGQTFYGFGWEMLLLEAGFLAAFLGPHDQAPPVVIIVLFWWLVFRLEFGGGMIKIRGGREWRDLTALMYHHETQPMPGPLSRQAHLLPAWFHRLEVLGNHFAQLVVPWFLFAPLVGLWVDSPVPAIIGAVAATIMIATQLWLVLTGNFAWLNWATVVLAFSGYGIPAASTSGGRGIPLYWVIVTAAVFVLYAVLSWWPARNLVARRQLMNASFNRWQLANAYGAFGTVTMTRIEYVVEGTQDHDPDGATWAEYVFKGKPGPLRRIPAQFAPYHLRLDWLMWFLPLGRVLDPWFEQFLIALLRADAGVLRLLARDPFSGTEPRWVRVVSYRYRFATRAEFRETGQRWMRDRRRLLVRPVSHDLLT; encoded by the coding sequence GTGGACGCCTTCGCCGCCGTCGACTTCGGCTTCGCCCGGGAGGTGCTGCAGCGCGGCATCGCGGCCCTGTTCGTGATCGCGTTCCTCTCGTCGTTCCACCAGTTCCCCGCGCTGCTGGGCGAGCACGGGCTGCTGCCGGCACCGCGACTGCTCGCGTGGGCACGCGGGTCGAAGCGGGCGGCCGGGATGCTGCGCCCCACCCTCTTCCGGCGACTTCGCTACACGGACCGACGGCTGCGTGCGCTGTGCGTGGCCGGCATCAGCGTGGCCGCGGCGCTGGTCTGCGGCATCCCGCAACTGGGTCCGCCCTGGGTGCCGGCGCTGTGCTTCCTCGCCCTGTGGCTGGGATACATGTCGATCGTCTCGCTCGGCCAGACGTTCTACGGATTCGGCTGGGAGATGCTGCTGCTGGAGGCCGGCTTCCTCGCGGCATTCCTCGGCCCGCACGATCAGGCTCCCCCGGTCGTGATCATCGTGCTGTTCTGGTGGCTCGTGTTCCGCCTCGAATTCGGTGGCGGCATGATCAAGATCCGCGGCGGGCGGGAGTGGCGTGACCTCACGGCGCTGATGTACCACCACGAGACGCAGCCGATGCCGGGACCGCTCAGCCGCCAGGCGCATCTGCTGCCGGCGTGGTTCCATCGGCTCGAGGTGCTGGGCAACCACTTTGCGCAGCTCGTGGTGCCGTGGTTCCTTTTCGCGCCCCTGGTGGGTCTGTGGGTCGATTCCCCGGTGCCGGCGATCATCGGCGCGGTCGCAGCCACGATCATGATCGCGACGCAGCTGTGGCTCGTGCTCACGGGCAATTTCGCGTGGTTGAACTGGGCGACGGTCGTCCTCGCGTTCTCGGGCTACGGCATCCCCGCGGCCTCCACGTCTGGGGGCCGCGGCATCCCGCTGTACTGGGTGATCGTGACCGCTGCCGTCTTCGTGCTCTATGCGGTGCTCAGCTGGTGGCCGGCGCGCAACCTCGTGGCGCGTCGTCAGCTGATGAACGCGAGCTTCAACCGGTGGCAGCTGGCCAATGCGTACGGTGCGTTCGGCACCGTGACCATGACCCGCATCGAGTACGTCGTCGAGGGCACGCAGGATCACGATCCGGATGGCGCAACCTGGGCCGAGTACGTGTTCAAGGGCAAGCCGGGGCCGCTGCGGCGCATTCCGGCACAGTTCGCGCCGTACCATCTGCGGCTGGACTGGTTGATGTGGTTTCTGCCGCTGGGGCGCGTGCTGGATCCCTGGTTCGAGCAGTTTCTGATCGCCCTCCTGCGGGCGGATGCCGGGGTGCTGCGCCTGCTCGCAAGGGATCCGTTCTCGGGAACCGAACCGCGGTGGGTGCGTGTCGTCTCCTACCGGTACCGGTTCGCGACACGCGCGGAGTTTCGCGAGACCGGCCAGCGGTGGATGCGCGATCGGAGACGTCTTCTGGTGCGGCCGGTGTCGCATGATCTTCTGACATGA
- a CDS encoding phytoene desaturase family protein — MARRATIVGSGPNGLAAAVSLARAGYAVRVVEAASTPGGGVRTSPLTLPGYRHDVCSAVHPAALSSPFFRAFGLDRIDWIVPDVSFAHPLDDGRAALAWRDLDRTVAELGADGRAWRSLVRPLNRHLDHVVDFTGNQLLRVPRHPITTTRFALRMLEVGTAAGRRMLHTFRTDEGAALLTGVVAHANTRLPSLAATASALYLLAHAHSTGWAYPRGGAQAIADALIADLRAHGGEIDLDHRVGDLSLLDWGDPAAGDLLLLDAAPRLALTLPDVPARYARAVRRYRYGPAVAKVDFALDGPVPWANPDVALSPTVHVGGTRAEIESGENAIAAGRIAERPYVLAVQPSVLDATRAPRGHQVLWAYIHVPAGSMLDPTETVTRQVERFAPGFRDRVLATHAMTAAQRQAYNPAEIGGDILGGTFSMAQAVRRPIVSTVPWRTPMRGVYLASASTPPGPGVHGMPGWHAARTALRDAGAPAGLEELFGA, encoded by the coding sequence ATGGCACGACGCGCGACGATCGTCGGCAGCGGGCCGAACGGCCTGGCCGCCGCTGTCTCCCTCGCCCGCGCAGGCTACGCGGTGCGGGTGGTCGAAGCCGCATCCACCCCCGGCGGCGGCGTGCGCACCTCGCCCCTCACGCTGCCCGGCTACCGCCACGACGTGTGCTCGGCCGTGCATCCGGCGGCGCTGAGCTCGCCGTTCTTCCGCGCGTTCGGGCTCGATCGCATCGATTGGATCGTGCCGGACGTCTCGTTCGCGCATCCGCTCGACGACGGGCGCGCCGCGCTGGCCTGGCGCGACCTCGATCGCACGGTCGCGGAGCTGGGCGCCGACGGGCGCGCCTGGCGCAGCCTCGTGCGACCGCTGAACCGCCATCTCGACCACGTCGTGGACTTCACCGGGAACCAGCTGCTGCGCGTGCCGCGGCATCCGATCACCACCACCCGTTTCGCGCTGCGCATGCTCGAGGTGGGCACGGCTGCGGGGCGACGGATGCTGCATACCTTCCGCACCGACGAGGGCGCGGCTCTGCTGACCGGGGTGGTCGCCCATGCCAACACGCGGCTGCCGTCGCTGGCGGCCACCGCGTCAGCCCTCTATCTCCTCGCCCACGCGCACTCCACCGGCTGGGCGTACCCGCGCGGCGGCGCGCAGGCCATCGCCGACGCCCTGATCGCCGATCTGCGGGCACACGGCGGCGAGATCGATCTCGACCACCGCGTCGGCGACCTCTCACTGCTCGACTGGGGCGACCCGGCCGCGGGCGATCTGCTGCTGCTGGACGCCGCACCGCGCCTCGCGCTGACCCTGCCCGACGTGCCCGCCCGCTATGCCCGCGCCGTGCGCCGCTACCGGTACGGCCCCGCGGTGGCGAAGGTCGATTTCGCGCTCGACGGGCCGGTGCCGTGGGCGAACCCCGATGTCGCACTCTCGCCCACCGTGCATGTGGGCGGCACACGCGCCGAGATCGAGTCGGGCGAGAACGCTATCGCGGCCGGCCGCATCGCCGAGCGGCCGTATGTGCTCGCCGTGCAGCCCAGCGTGCTCGACGCCACCCGTGCGCCGCGCGGGCATCAGGTGCTCTGGGCATACATCCACGTGCCGGCGGGGTCGATGCTCGATCCGACCGAGACGGTCACCCGGCAGGTCGAGCGATTCGCCCCGGGATTCCGCGACCGGGTGCTCGCGACGCACGCGATGACCGCGGCACAGCGGCAGGCGTACAACCCCGCCGAGATCGGTGGCGACATCCTGGGCGGCACGTTCTCGATGGCTCAGGCGGTGCGCCGCCCGATCGTGTCGACGGTGCCGTGGCGCACGCCGATGCGCGGTGTGTATCTCGCGTCTGCTTCGACCCCGCCCGGTCCCGGCGTGCACGGGATGCCCGGCTGGCACGCCGCGCGCACGGCCCTGCGGGATGCCGGTGCGCCGGCGGGCCTCGAGGAACTGTTCGGAGCGTGA
- a CDS encoding NAD(+) synthase produces MSLPFASAYRHGFARVAACTIPIALADPATNAEAVLDAARECDADKTAVAVFPELCLTGYSIDDLFMQDAVLDGVEAALEHLAAASTDLFPILVVGAPLRHRNRLYNCAVVIHRGQIIGVAPKGHLPTYREFYERRWFAAGEPWSGEPIRIGERDVAFGTDLLFDVRDVPGLVLHAEVCEDVWVPVPPSSQAALAGATVLVNLSGSPITIARAEDRKTLCRSQSLRCVAAYAYAAAGMGESTNDVSWDGQTMIFEGGDLLTETERFPDGPRRSVADVDLDRLRQDRIRQGTFDDNRISAGVGDFLTIEVSLEPPADDIGLRRHVDRFPFVPDDEQRLALDCYEAFNIQVEGLIQRMRAIGDPKPLLGVSGGLDSTHALLVIARAMDRMGRPRSDILTFTMPGFATSEHTKNNAIALAEAIGASVETIDIRPAAMELLTKMGHPFASGEPVHDVTFENVQAGLRTDYLFRLANQRGGFVVGTGDLSEIALGWSTYGVGDQMSHYAVNSGVPKTLIQHLIRWVIATGADEGWVDAAAADVLQSVLDTEISPELVPAGQDGKMQSTEDRIGPYALHDFALFHTMRYGARPSKIAFLAQHAWEDKDAGAWPPGFPVDDRYAYDLPTIVKWLQVFLQRFFGFAQFKRTAIPNGPKVSPAGSLSPRGDWRAPSDGNARAWLAELNAALPDLVE; encoded by the coding sequence ATGAGCCTGCCCTTCGCCAGCGCCTACCGGCACGGATTCGCGCGCGTCGCCGCCTGCACGATCCCGATCGCCCTGGCCGATCCGGCGACCAATGCCGAGGCCGTGCTCGACGCGGCACGGGAGTGCGACGCCGACAAGACCGCGGTCGCGGTGTTCCCCGAGTTGTGTCTCACCGGCTACTCCATCGACGACCTGTTCATGCAAGACGCCGTGCTCGACGGCGTCGAGGCCGCGCTCGAGCACCTGGCCGCGGCATCCACTGATCTGTTCCCGATCCTCGTGGTGGGTGCACCCCTGCGCCATCGCAACCGCCTCTACAACTGCGCGGTGGTCATCCATCGCGGGCAGATCATCGGGGTCGCACCCAAGGGGCACCTGCCCACGTACCGCGAGTTCTACGAGCGGCGCTGGTTCGCGGCGGGCGAGCCGTGGTCGGGCGAGCCGATCCGCATCGGCGAGCGCGACGTCGCGTTCGGCACCGACCTGCTCTTCGACGTGCGCGACGTGCCCGGCCTCGTGCTGCACGCCGAAGTGTGTGAGGACGTCTGGGTCCCCGTCCCGCCGTCGTCGCAGGCGGCACTGGCCGGCGCCACCGTACTGGTGAACCTTTCGGGCAGCCCGATCACTATCGCGCGCGCCGAAGACCGCAAGACACTGTGCCGCTCGCAGTCGCTGCGCTGCGTCGCCGCCTACGCGTATGCCGCTGCCGGCATGGGCGAGTCGACGAACGACGTGTCATGGGACGGCCAGACCATGATCTTCGAGGGCGGAGACCTGCTCACCGAGACCGAGCGCTTCCCCGACGGCCCGCGCCGCTCGGTCGCCGACGTCGACCTCGACCGGCTGCGCCAAGACCGCATCCGGCAGGGCACGTTCGACGACAACCGCATATCGGCCGGCGTCGGCGACTTCCTCACGATCGAGGTCTCCCTCGAGCCTCCGGCCGACGACATCGGGCTGCGCCGGCACGTCGACCGCTTCCCGTTCGTGCCCGACGATGAACAGCGGCTCGCCCTGGACTGCTACGAAGCCTTCAACATCCAGGTCGAGGGGCTCATCCAGCGCATGCGCGCGATCGGCGATCCGAAGCCGCTGCTGGGCGTATCGGGCGGGCTCGACTCCACCCACGCGCTGCTCGTGATAGCCCGTGCCATGGACCGCATGGGCCGGCCACGCAGCGACATCCTCACCTTCACGATGCCGGGCTTCGCCACCAGCGAGCACACCAAGAACAACGCCATAGCGCTGGCCGAGGCCATCGGCGCATCGGTCGAGACCATCGACATCCGCCCCGCCGCGATGGAACTGCTCACGAAGATGGGCCACCCCTTCGCCAGCGGCGAGCCCGTGCACGACGTCACGTTCGAGAACGTGCAGGCCGGGCTGCGCACCGACTATCTGTTCCGCCTGGCGAACCAGCGCGGCGGATTCGTGGTCGGCACCGGCGACCTCTCCGAGATCGCCCTGGGCTGGTCGACGTACGGGGTCGGCGACCAGATGAGCCATTATGCCGTCAACTCCGGCGTGCCCAAGACGCTCATCCAGCACCTCATCCGCTGGGTCATCGCCACGGGTGCCGATGAGGGGTGGGTGGATGCCGCGGCCGCCGACGTGCTGCAGTCGGTGCTCGACACCGAGATCAGCCCCGAGCTGGTGCCGGCCGGGCAGGACGGCAAGATGCAGTCGACCGAAGACCGCATCGGCCCCTACGCGCTGCACGACTTCGCCCTCTTCCACACGATGCGCTACGGCGCGCGCCCCTCGAAGATCGCGTTCCTCGCGCAGCATGCGTGGGAAGACAAGGATGCCGGAGCCTGGCCCCCCGGCTTTCCCGTCGACGACCGCTACGCGTACGACCTGCCCACGATCGTGAAGTGGCTGCAGGTGTTCCTGCAGCGCTTCTTCGGGTTCGCACAGTTCAAGCGCACGGCGATTCCGAACGGCCCCAAGGTGTCACCGGCGGGCTCGCTGTCACCGCGGGGCGACTGGCGTGCACCGTCGGACGGCAACGCGCGCGCCTGGCTGGCCGAGCTGAACGCGGCGCTGCCCGACCTCGTCGAGTAG
- a CDS encoding TM0106 family RecB-like putative nuclease → MRYIEAEGRVVWSASDLKAAAECEFAWLRAIDAKVGRVAPVEEPEDATLARAGRLGTAHELRVLDRYRAEFGDGVVEIPETRSTDDDALADAAAATLVALADPAARVVYQAAFSTTEFVGFADFLVRGDDGQWIVQDSKLARHARVTALMQLAAYVDQLDLLDVPRAGDVDLLLGDGTTSTHRVDDLMPVFRLRCERLRALIADRWLDRGVDEPPIAWGDERGELGVVACGRCATCEQQVLAHRDLLLVAGMRPVQRARLRADGVTTIDALAAASTPPARMSAETFDSLRTQARLQLESPAGTPAIEVAPDGETATPPIPTYEVVFPKALGALPRPDQGDLFFDFEGDPLYTEGAGADWGIDYLFGFVDLHEQYTALWAHDFAAEKETFERFLDIVADVRRRHPDMHIYHYAPYEPTHLLAMAARYGVRETEVDALLRDGVFVDLYPIVRRALRIGSRSYSIKKLEPLYMGDEVRTSDVQRGDDSIVKYVQARALCDAAEDAAAQAVFDDLADYNRYDCVSTRRLRDWLVDRAREAGLVPSRDIESAEVAYEARPQAEALRRLADGAAGDAALPLTEALSEADAEALRLGAAAIDYYPREAKAFWAAHFLRLREPLSVWEDTRDVVVVDAGRSGLAEQWHPGPRSVRRLVRLRGELAPGTRLSEGSRPFALYETPAPFAARTMPRWVHVAREVEVVEVLDDGAIVAESAVDGQTWSELPVALTPAAPPRAGNQQTAIEEWADAVIAAAPMLPGDPATDILRRIPPRLRGGATVNGRAADPVAAIAAAVRELDDSYLAVQGPPGTGKTYVGSHVIARLVRDHGFAVGVVAQSHAVVEHMLDRVVDAGVPAARVAKARRSGDDGEVSFTEIPKNGVAAFVKEHEGEGYVIGGTAWDFSHPGRVPRRSLDLLVIDEAGQFSLASTIAVAAASRRLLLLGDPQQLPQVSQGTHPEPVDASALGWVMDGAAVLPAEYGFFLDQTWRMHPAVAEPVSRLSYDGELASRPCAALRAIDGVESGLHPVAVRHHGNATQSPEEAAEVVRLVHDLLGRAFTDVVDDEPVAPRALTAADIIVVTPYNAQQVLVEQALADAGLGEVRVGTVDRFQGQEAAVSIVSLAASSGRDAPRGLEFLLLQNRLNVAISRAKVAAYLMYAPGLLDDLPWTPDGVARLSAFARLVGVR, encoded by the coding sequence ATGCGATACATCGAGGCTGAGGGCCGCGTCGTCTGGAGCGCGAGCGATCTCAAGGCGGCCGCCGAGTGCGAGTTCGCGTGGCTGCGCGCCATCGACGCGAAGGTCGGCCGGGTCGCGCCGGTCGAAGAACCCGAAGACGCCACTCTCGCCCGTGCCGGGCGCCTCGGCACCGCGCACGAGTTGCGCGTGCTCGATCGATACCGTGCGGAGTTCGGCGACGGCGTGGTCGAGATTCCCGAGACCCGGTCGACCGATGACGACGCATTGGCCGACGCCGCGGCCGCGACCCTCGTGGCGCTCGCCGACCCCGCGGCCCGGGTCGTCTACCAGGCCGCGTTCTCGACCACCGAATTCGTCGGATTCGCCGACTTCCTCGTGCGCGGCGACGACGGTCAGTGGATCGTGCAGGACTCCAAGCTCGCCCGCCATGCGCGGGTCACCGCGCTCATGCAGCTGGCGGCATACGTCGATCAGCTCGATCTTCTCGACGTGCCACGCGCGGGCGACGTCGACCTGCTGCTGGGCGACGGCACGACCAGCACGCACCGTGTGGACGATCTCATGCCGGTGTTCCGGCTGCGGTGCGAGCGCCTGCGCGCGCTCATCGCCGACCGGTGGCTCGATCGCGGCGTCGACGAGCCGCCCATCGCCTGGGGCGATGAGCGGGGCGAGCTCGGCGTCGTCGCGTGCGGGCGCTGCGCGACCTGCGAGCAGCAGGTCTTGGCGCACCGCGACCTGCTGCTGGTCGCGGGCATGCGCCCGGTGCAGCGGGCACGCCTGCGCGCCGACGGCGTGACGACGATCGACGCGCTGGCTGCGGCATCCACCCCTCCCGCACGGATGAGCGCGGAGACCTTCGACAGCCTGCGGACTCAGGCCCGCCTGCAGCTCGAGAGCCCCGCCGGCACGCCGGCCATCGAGGTCGCGCCGGATGGCGAGACGGCGACTCCGCCCATCCCCACCTACGAGGTCGTCTTCCCCAAAGCGCTCGGCGCGCTGCCGCGCCCCGACCAGGGCGACCTCTTCTTCGACTTCGAGGGCGATCCGCTCTACACCGAGGGCGCCGGCGCCGACTGGGGCATCGACTACCTGTTCGGCTTCGTTGACCTGCACGAGCAGTACACGGCGCTGTGGGCGCATGACTTCGCAGCCGAGAAGGAGACGTTCGAGCGCTTCCTCGATATCGTCGCGGACGTGCGACGACGGCATCCCGACATGCACATCTACCACTACGCGCCGTATGAGCCCACGCACCTGCTGGCGATGGCTGCGCGGTACGGCGTGCGCGAGACCGAGGTCGACGCGCTGTTGCGCGACGGCGTGTTCGTCGACCTGTACCCGATCGTGCGGCGGGCGCTGCGGATCGGATCGCGGTCATACTCCATCAAGAAGCTCGAGCCGCTGTATATGGGCGACGAAGTGCGCACGAGCGACGTACAGCGCGGCGACGACTCCATCGTGAAGTACGTGCAGGCCCGCGCGCTGTGTGATGCGGCGGAGGATGCCGCGGCCCAGGCTGTCTTCGACGACCTGGCCGACTACAACCGCTACGACTGCGTGTCCACGCGCCGGCTGCGCGACTGGCTCGTCGACCGCGCCCGCGAGGCGGGGCTCGTGCCCTCGCGCGACATCGAGTCGGCCGAGGTGGCGTACGAGGCCCGGCCGCAGGCCGAGGCCCTGCGGCGGCTCGCCGACGGCGCCGCCGGCGACGCCGCGCTCCCGCTCACCGAGGCGCTGAGCGAGGCCGACGCCGAGGCGCTGCGCCTGGGGGCGGCCGCGATCGACTACTACCCGCGCGAGGCGAAGGCGTTCTGGGCCGCGCACTTCCTGCGGCTGCGCGAGCCGCTGTCGGTGTGGGAAGACACGCGCGACGTCGTCGTGGTCGACGCCGGGCGCAGCGGGCTCGCCGAGCAGTGGCATCCCGGTCCCCGTTCGGTGCGCCGCCTCGTGCGGCTGCGCGGCGAGCTCGCGCCCGGCACCCGGCTGAGCGAGGGGTCGCGTCCATTCGCGCTGTACGAGACGCCCGCGCCGTTCGCCGCGCGCACCATGCCACGCTGGGTGCACGTCGCGCGCGAGGTCGAAGTCGTCGAGGTGCTCGACGACGGCGCGATCGTCGCCGAGAGCGCCGTCGACGGCCAGACGTGGAGCGAGCTGCCGGTCGCCCTGACCCCGGCGGCTCCGCCGCGCGCCGGCAACCAGCAGACCGCGATCGAGGAGTGGGCCGACGCCGTGATCGCCGCGGCCCCGATGCTGCCCGGCGACCCGGCCACCGACATCCTGCGCCGGATCCCGCCGCGGCTGCGCGGCGGTGCGACCGTCAACGGCCGCGCCGCCGATCCGGTAGCGGCCATCGCCGCCGCAGTGCGCGAGCTCGACGACAGCTACCTGGCGGTGCAGGGCCCTCCCGGCACCGGCAAGACGTACGTCGGCTCGCACGTCATCGCCCGGCTCGTGCGTGACCACGGCTTCGCCGTCGGCGTGGTCGCGCAGTCGCATGCGGTCGTCGAGCACATGCTGGATCGGGTGGTGGATGCCGGGGTCCCGGCCGCGCGCGTGGCCAAGGCCCGCCGCAGCGGTGACGACGGCGAGGTGTCGTTCACCGAGATCCCGAAGAACGGCGTGGCGGCGTTCGTGAAGGAGCACGAGGGCGAGGGCTACGTCATCGGCGGCACGGCCTGGGACTTCAGTCATCCCGGCCGCGTGCCGCGGCGTTCGCTCGACCTGCTTGTGATCGACGAGGCCGGGCAGTTCTCGCTCGCCTCCACGATCGCGGTGGCTGCGGCATCCCGTCGCCTGCTGCTGCTCGGCGACCCACAACAGCTGCCGCAGGTGAGCCAGGGTACGCATCCCGAGCCCGTCGACGCGTCGGCGCTGGGCTGGGTGATGGATGGCGCGGCGGTCCTGCCCGCGGAGTACGGGTTCTTCCTCGATCAGACGTGGCGCATGCACCCCGCGGTCGCAGAGCCCGTCTCCCGGCTGTCGTACGACGGCGAGCTGGCCTCGCGCCCGTGCGCGGCGCTGCGCGCGATCGATGGGGTCGAGTCCGGGCTGCACCCGGTGGCGGTGCGCCACCACGGCAACGCGACGCAGTCACCCGAAGAGGCCGCCGAGGTCGTCCGGCTCGTGCACGACCTGCTCGGGCGTGCCTTCACCGACGTGGTCGACGACGAGCCGGTCGCGCCGCGCGCGCTGACGGCCGCCGACATCATCGTCGTCACTCCCTACAACGCCCAGCAGGTGCTGGTCGAGCAGGCACTCGCCGACGCCGGGCTCGGCGAGGTGCGGGTCGGCACCGTCGATCGCTTCCAGGGGCAGGAGGCCGCCGTGTCGATCGTGTCGCTGGCGGCATCGAGCGGTCGCGATGCGCCGCGCGGGCTGGAGTTCCTGCTGCTGCAGAACCGGCTCAACGTCGCGATCTCGCGCGCGAAGGTGGCCGCGTACCTGATGTACGCACCCGGGCTGCTCGACGACCTGCCGTGGACGCCGGACGGCGTCGCGCGGCTCAGCGCGTTCGCGCGCCTCGTGGGTGTGCGGTGA
- a CDS encoding DUF3467 domain-containing protein: MSEDLPQQFEIDLPPEVVPGNYADFANVWHTPTVFVMDFVTLAQPPREETNEDTGERVAVVPARVVSRIRIPPEQVFELAKALTQQLEYWEQETGKRSPE; encoded by the coding sequence ATGAGCGAAGACCTGCCCCAGCAGTTCGAGATCGACTTGCCGCCCGAGGTCGTACCGGGCAACTACGCCGACTTCGCCAATGTGTGGCACACGCCGACGGTCTTCGTCATGGATTTCGTCACCCTGGCCCAGCCGCCGCGCGAAGAGACCAACGAAGACACCGGTGAGCGGGTCGCCGTCGTGCCAGCGCGCGTGGTCAGCCGCATCCGGATCCCTCCGGAGCAGGTGTTCGAGCTTGCCAAGGCACTCACGCAGCAGCTCGAGTACTGGGAGCAGGAGACGGGTAAGCGCTCGCCGGAGTGA
- the upp gene encoding uracil phosphoribosyltransferase: MRVHIADHPLITHKLTVLRDQRTPSPVFRQLTEELVTLLAYEATRNVRVAPVEIQTPVTTTMGVRIDEPRPIVVPILRAGLGMLEGMVKLLPTAEVGFLGMVRDEETLQPTTYAERLPTDLSDRQCFVLDPMLATGGSLGAAMEFLFERGAQDITAICLLGTPEGIAKIDEQVGDRDVTLVLGARDERLNERGYIVPGLGDAGDRLYGTV, from the coding sequence ATGCGCGTGCACATCGCAGACCACCCTCTGATCACCCACAAGCTCACGGTGCTGCGCGATCAGCGCACCCCGTCGCCGGTCTTTCGCCAGCTGACCGAAGAGCTCGTGACCCTGCTGGCCTACGAGGCCACACGCAACGTGCGCGTGGCGCCCGTGGAGATCCAGACCCCGGTCACGACGACGATGGGTGTCCGCATCGACGAGCCCCGGCCGATCGTCGTGCCGATCCTGCGTGCCGGGCTCGGCATGCTCGAGGGCATGGTGAAGCTGCTGCCGACCGCCGAGGTCGGCTTTCTCGGCATGGTGCGCGATGAGGAGACGCTGCAGCCCACGACCTACGCCGAGCGGCTGCCCACCGATCTGAGTGACCGGCAGTGCTTCGTGCTCGACCCCATGCTGGCCACCGGTGGTTCGTTGGGGGCGGCGATGGAGTTCTTGTTCGAGCGCGGTGCGCAAGACATCACCGCGATCTGCCTGCTGGGCACGCCCGAGGGCATCGCGAAGATCGACGAGCAGGTCGGCGACCGTGACGTGACGCTCGTGCTGGGCGCCCGCGACGAGCGACTCAACGAGCGCGGCTACATTGTGCCGGGCCTGGGCGACGCCGGCGATCGGCTGTACGGCACCGTCTGA
- the tadA gene encoding tRNA adenosine(34) deaminase TadA, producing MDRALALAAAAAAAGDVPVGAVVVDAAGRIIGEGRNEREETHDPTAHAEVVALRQAAASIRSWNLEGHTLVVTLEPCLMCAGAILQARIGRVVFGAWDDKAGAAGSLYDVLRDRRLPYRAEVIGGVREGEASALLRAFFDARR from the coding sequence ATGGATCGTGCCCTCGCGCTCGCCGCAGCAGCAGCGGCGGCCGGTGACGTGCCGGTCGGGGCAGTGGTGGTGGATGCCGCGGGCCGCATCATCGGCGAGGGACGCAATGAGCGCGAGGAGACGCACGACCCGACCGCGCACGCCGAGGTCGTGGCGTTGCGGCAGGCTGCGGCATCCATCCGTTCGTGGAACCTCGAAGGCCACACGCTCGTGGTCACGCTCGAGCCGTGCCTGATGTGTGCCGGGGCGATCCTGCAGGCGCGCATCGGGCGCGTCGTGTTCGGCGCGTGGGACGACAAGGCGGGCGCCGCGGGCTCGCTCTACGACGTGCTGCGCGACCGCCGGTTGCCGTACCGTGCCGAGGTCATCGGGGGAGTGCGCGAGGGCGAGGCGTCGGCCCTCCTGCGCGCGTTCTTCGACGCCCGCCGCTGA
- a CDS encoding response regulator transcription factor, with translation MTRLGAVARSLTSPYARALTEPVAAAVLFVWWLAGPARPIMQDLGMIPGRSDMSVTNVYAILVAAAFAASLALARLSPFLSVALAALAVLAQVAGWASRFSLTGWVAYGILLAVVAAVSVHAKGRMRVLAVCVGLVLIPMVAALLTLPPLSLSGQWGLINGKPWGSGEIVVGFAVWTGTQLVLTSAIWFLPAWLRSLRRAESQPADAAGTALSALSFREREVYLWVASGMTNSEIATAAHIEESTVKTHISKVLAKLELTSRVGIIAHAYRTGILLPEPA, from the coding sequence ATGACACGCCTCGGAGCCGTCGCAAGATCACTGACCTCCCCGTACGCACGGGCTCTCACCGAGCCGGTCGCAGCGGCGGTCCTGTTCGTCTGGTGGCTTGCCGGACCCGCCCGGCCGATCATGCAGGATCTCGGTATGATTCCCGGCCGCTCCGACATGTCGGTCACGAACGTGTACGCGATCCTCGTTGCAGCCGCGTTCGCCGCGTCACTCGCCCTCGCCCGGCTGAGCCCGTTCCTCTCGGTCGCGCTCGCGGCACTCGCAGTGCTGGCACAGGTGGCCGGCTGGGCGAGCCGATTCAGTCTGACCGGATGGGTGGCGTACGGCATTCTCCTCGCCGTTGTGGCAGCGGTGTCGGTCCACGCGAAGGGGCGCATGCGCGTCCTCGCCGTCTGTGTCGGACTCGTGCTGATACCGATGGTCGCCGCGCTCCTGACACTCCCACCACTATCGCTGTCGGGCCAATGGGGTCTGATCAACGGCAAGCCGTGGGGCTCGGGCGAGATCGTCGTGGGCTTCGCCGTGTGGACCGGAACCCAGCTCGTCCTAACGTCGGCGATCTGGTTCCTACCGGCGTGGCTGCGTTCGCTCCGGAGAGCGGAATCGCAGCCAGCCGACGCCGCGGGAACGGCTCTGAGTGCACTATCTTTCCGCGAGCGCGAGGTCTACCTATGGGTCGCGTCCGGCATGACCAACAGCGAAATCGCCACCGCCGCGCACATCGAGGAGTCCACGGTGAAGACGCACATCTCGAAGGTGCTCGCCAAGCTCGAGCTCACGTCGCGTGTCGGCATCATCGCGCACGCCTACCGGACGGGGATCCTCCTCCCGGAACCGGCCTGA